A single genomic interval of Terriglobales bacterium harbors:
- a CDS encoding VWA domain-containing protein encodes MAPAQTQSGDQQKKPSEQAPAEAGGPQGDIGPIIVPKKKPEEAPPPPQRQIPKNPEGMPDFSLRVDVQNVQVPVLVTTKEGGFLPGLKKENFRVYEDGVPQTITDFRQSEAPITAVLLIEFANINYWFMYDAINASYAFANSLKPEDWVAVITFDNRPFILADFTQDKREIYGAIRKLQIPGFSETNVFDALYDTLDRLEGIQGRKYVILISRGIDTFSKLNYDKILKKVKETRNVGIYTISTGEAFRIAMEARYGNRSEFGAYNMDYLQADNQMRTFANLTGAKWYKPRFEGELPEIFQDVAGNIRNQYLITYKPTNAKQDGTYRKLKVELVAPDGGPLTVKNQKGKTLKAQVIAREGYTAKHEVE; translated from the coding sequence TTGGCGCCGGCTCAAACGCAGAGCGGCGACCAACAGAAGAAGCCCAGTGAACAGGCACCTGCTGAGGCCGGCGGCCCTCAGGGTGATATTGGTCCGATTATCGTGCCGAAGAAGAAGCCTGAGGAGGCTCCTCCGCCGCCGCAGCGGCAGATTCCTAAGAACCCCGAAGGCATGCCGGACTTTTCCTTGAGGGTGGACGTACAAAACGTCCAGGTGCCGGTCCTGGTAACGACCAAGGAAGGCGGCTTCCTGCCCGGGCTGAAGAAAGAGAACTTCCGGGTTTACGAGGATGGCGTTCCGCAGACGATCACGGATTTCCGGCAGTCGGAAGCGCCCATCACGGCGGTACTGCTGATTGAGTTTGCCAACATCAATTACTGGTTTATGTATGACGCGATCAATGCGTCCTACGCTTTTGCCAACAGCTTGAAGCCGGAAGATTGGGTCGCTGTCATCACATTCGACAACCGGCCATTCATCCTCGCCGACTTCACGCAGGACAAACGCGAGATCTACGGCGCGATCCGCAAACTACAGATCCCGGGCTTCTCGGAGACGAACGTTTTCGACGCACTCTACGACACGCTGGACCGGTTGGAAGGAATCCAGGGGCGGAAGTACGTCATCCTGATTTCTAGGGGTATCGACACCTTCAGCAAGCTGAACTACGACAAGATCCTGAAGAAGGTGAAGGAAACGCGAAACGTTGGGATCTACACGATCAGCACCGGTGAAGCATTTCGAATTGCAATGGAAGCCCGCTACGGCAATCGCAGCGAGTTCGGCGCGTACAACATGGATTATCTTCAGGCCGATAACCAGATGCGCACGTTTGCCAATCTCACGGGCGCTAAGTGGTACAAACCGCGTTTCGAAGGTGAGTTGCCGGAAATCTTTCAGGACGTGGCAGGGAACATCCGCAATCAGTACCTGATCACCTATAAGCCCACGAACGCGAAGCAGGACGGGACGTATCGAAAACTGAAAGTCGAGTTAGTCGCGCCGGATGGCGGGCCGCTTACGGTGAAGAACCAGAAAGGCAAAACTCTGAAGGCGCAGGTTATCGCGCGTGAGGGGTACACCGCGAAGCACGAAGTGGAATAA
- a CDS encoding phosphatidate cytidylyltransferase encodes MKRVLTAIVLIPVVLLAVFRAPSWLFAALVGAVALLATREFVDLAKHYNVTPFRMPTYAGIALMFLALIVRAFQAQTPTLATEALFLIVFTAFAFGAFIYLVVGMMRRDLATSYPAAAASFFALGYCGVPLLLLANVRQQWAGAFLILYLFLVVWTGDTAAYYVGRAIGRHKMAPRVSPGKSWEGGIASFFGSIGIGVLVFSYARPISEALLSAKLIEQWQGYMAPTPPLWQVVVLSGSLNVAAQLGDLVESLLKRGAGVKDSGTLLPGHGGVLDRIDALLFAVPVLWYFAALRVLA; translated from the coding sequence ATGAAACGTGTACTGACAGCAATCGTTCTGATTCCAGTGGTGTTGCTTGCGGTTTTCCGTGCTCCGTCATGGTTGTTCGCGGCGTTAGTTGGCGCGGTGGCGCTGCTGGCCACGCGCGAATTCGTGGACCTGGCGAAGCACTACAACGTAACGCCGTTTCGCATGCCCACTTATGCCGGTATCGCGCTGATGTTCCTGGCGCTGATCGTTCGCGCGTTTCAGGCTCAGACTCCGACGCTGGCAACGGAGGCGCTGTTCCTGATCGTATTCACCGCCTTTGCGTTTGGTGCATTCATTTATCTGGTTGTGGGAATGATGCGACGCGACCTGGCGACGTCATATCCCGCGGCTGCAGCGTCGTTCTTTGCGCTCGGGTATTGTGGCGTGCCCCTTTTGCTGCTGGCCAACGTCCGGCAACAGTGGGCCGGCGCATTCCTGATCCTGTACCTGTTCCTGGTGGTGTGGACGGGCGACACGGCGGCGTATTACGTCGGACGAGCCATCGGACGTCACAAGATGGCGCCGCGTGTAAGTCCGGGGAAGTCGTGGGAAGGTGGCATCGCGTCGTTCTTCGGATCGATCGGAATTGGCGTGCTGGTTTTCAGTTATGCACGTCCGATCAGCGAGGCCCTGTTGAGCGCCAAGCTCATCGAGCAGTGGCAGGGATACATGGCGCCGACGCCACCGTTATGGCAGGTGGTGGTGCTTTCAGGTAGTCTCAACGTTGCCGCGCAACTGGGTGATCTGGTGGAGTCGCTGCTGAAGCGCGGAGCGGGTGTAAAGGATTCGGGAACTTTGTTGCCGGGCCACGGCGGAGTACTGGACCGGATTGACGCGCTGTTATTTGCGGTTCCGGTGCTCTGGTACTTTGCTGCTTTACGTGTGCTGGCCTGA
- a CDS encoding isoprenylcysteine carboxylmethyltransferase family protein — MSLIAYLGWIACCIYASIPSFWLVIHPRAGMWRTRKHQGKAVYKFLVPMWMSMWVALYLVTYPFRHVLLYRHKWTWLIAILFFAGGLFLYHKGRHGFSPLQLSGHHELEPDRHAQRLVIQGIRERVRHPIYLGHLLEMIGWSIGTGMLACWILTMFAVLTGIFMIRTEEGELVQRFGNDYREYQKRVPAIMPKF; from the coding sequence GTGTCTCTGATCGCCTATCTCGGATGGATAGCCTGCTGTATCTATGCCAGTATTCCGTCGTTCTGGCTGGTGATTCATCCACGCGCCGGGATGTGGCGCACGCGGAAACACCAGGGCAAAGCGGTGTACAAGTTCCTTGTGCCCATGTGGATGTCCATGTGGGTCGCCCTTTACTTGGTCACCTACCCGTTTCGGCACGTTCTCCTGTATCGGCACAAGTGGACTTGGCTGATCGCAATACTCTTTTTCGCCGGGGGACTTTTTCTCTACCACAAGGGACGCCATGGCTTCTCGCCGCTCCAGTTGAGCGGTCATCATGAACTCGAACCCGATCGTCACGCTCAGCGCCTCGTCATTCAAGGCATTCGGGAGCGAGTGCGCCATCCCATCTACCTTGGACACCTGCTCGAAATGATCGGATGGAGCATCGGAACCGGCATGCTCGCCTGCTGGATTCTCACCATGTTCGCCGTCCTCACTGGCATCTTCATGATCCGCACCGAAGAAGGCGAACTCGTCCAACGCTTCGGCAATGACTACCGCGAATATCAAAAACGCGTGCCCGCCATCATGCCGAAGTTCTAA
- a CDS encoding 1-deoxy-D-xylulose-5-phosphate reductoisomerase codes for MKRIAILGSTGSIGHSTLNIVESYPERFQVITLAAGNNVDTVFEQAKKFRPKLVSVATEENANLLRAKLADAKLGHIEVVFGTAGTVRVATHPEVNFVVSAIVGVAGLEATYEAVKAGKSVGLANKESLVVAGEIITAEARKNNVPLLPIDSEHNAVHQCMRGGTLDEVDRVWLTASGGPFLHTPAHEFAVITVQQALNHPTWKMGRRITIDSATLMNKGFEVIEACRLFNLPPKQVDVIVHPQSTIHSMVEFRDGSILAQLSVTDMRLPILYALTFPERTKSDLRFSLRDLRKLDFYAPDMGKFPCLRLAYEAAEAGGSKTIALNAADEVAVAAFLDGEIPFTGIAQVIEETLYETTMSHPESISSVLGVDAEARLTARRRVEHLAKKSAQTVQVN; via the coding sequence ATGAAGAGAATTGCCATCCTTGGCTCAACGGGTTCCATTGGGCACAGCACCCTGAATATCGTTGAGTCCTACCCGGAACGGTTCCAGGTAATCACACTCGCAGCCGGCAACAACGTTGACACGGTTTTCGAGCAGGCGAAGAAGTTCCGCCCGAAACTGGTGTCAGTCGCTACCGAAGAAAATGCGAATCTCCTGCGGGCGAAGCTCGCAGACGCCAAACTTGGACATATCGAGGTCGTATTCGGGACGGCGGGTACTGTCAGGGTGGCAACGCATCCGGAAGTGAACTTCGTGGTAAGCGCGATTGTTGGCGTTGCCGGGCTGGAAGCCACTTACGAAGCGGTGAAGGCGGGGAAGAGCGTCGGGCTGGCGAACAAAGAGTCGCTGGTAGTAGCGGGTGAGATCATCACAGCCGAAGCGCGGAAGAACAACGTTCCGCTGCTGCCCATCGATTCCGAGCACAATGCGGTGCATCAGTGCATGCGCGGCGGAACCCTGGACGAGGTGGACAGAGTCTGGCTGACGGCTTCCGGCGGTCCTTTTTTACACACGCCTGCTCACGAATTTGCGGTGATCACCGTCCAACAGGCATTGAATCATCCCACCTGGAAGATGGGGCGAAGGATCACCATCGACTCCGCGACGTTGATGAATAAGGGGTTTGAGGTCATAGAGGCCTGTCGTTTGTTCAACTTACCGCCGAAGCAGGTGGACGTAATCGTGCATCCGCAGAGCACGATTCACTCGATGGTGGAATTCAGGGACGGAAGTATCCTGGCACAGTTATCGGTCACAGACATGCGGCTGCCGATTCTGTACGCTTTGACCTTTCCGGAGCGTACCAAATCGGACCTAAGGTTTTCGTTACGTGACCTTCGGAAACTCGACTTTTATGCTCCGGATATGGGAAAGTTCCCCTGTCTACGGCTGGCCTACGAAGCGGCCGAGGCGGGAGGATCTAAAACGATCGCTTTGAATGCGGCCGATGAAGTGGCAGTAGCGGCTTTTCTTGACGGTGAAATCCCGTTTACGGGGATCGCACAGGTGATTGAGGAGACGCTATATGAAACTACAATGTCGCATCCTGAATCTATAAGTAGTGTATTGGGCGTTGATGCCGAGGCCCGGCTGACGGCCCGCCGCCGGGTTGAACATCTGGCGAAAAAGTCAGCACAAACAGTGCAGGTGAATTAA
- a CDS encoding GAF domain-containing protein: MPYGTTDTSRRLRRKTVAHSVSISLPRILTQTEPNLAALKLRLSGLLPAQSLSIIANEALAFTNAEGSAIALFDGNEVTCRARAGSLAPPLGTTVSRDSGISGTCMRTGEVICCNDTQNDPRVNAEACRQSGIYSMLAVPLSYDDDSFGVFAVFSGEADVFGERDIETLVLLSGLVPALKPESGPAIVELRPDPVLDLQETPPEGIAVPSPLPQAPPPQAEAKRSVPRTQLSARHIAIALETIRHDAAFQLLGRVKAYLTIESLYDGREREAAIDLCQELMFKRAEELGVTLPKN; this comes from the coding sequence ATGCCGTACGGTACAACTGACACCTCTCGCCGACTGCGCCGGAAAACCGTGGCGCACTCGGTTTCAATTTCTTTACCTCGAATTCTTACTCAGACTGAGCCGAATCTCGCTGCACTTAAGCTCCGGCTTTCCGGTCTCTTACCCGCACAATCGCTCAGCATCATCGCCAACGAAGCGCTTGCTTTCACCAACGCCGAGGGATCTGCGATCGCTCTCTTCGACGGCAACGAAGTCACCTGCCGGGCACGTGCTGGATCACTGGCGCCTCCACTCGGCACCACGGTTAGCCGCGACTCGGGGATTTCGGGTACATGCATGCGTACAGGCGAAGTCATCTGCTGTAACGACACGCAGAATGATCCTCGCGTAAACGCCGAGGCCTGCCGGCAGTCGGGCATTTACTCCATGCTGGCCGTGCCTCTGAGCTATGACGACGATTCCTTCGGCGTCTTTGCAGTGTTTTCGGGTGAGGCTGACGTGTTTGGAGAACGAGATATCGAGACGCTGGTACTTCTGTCGGGTTTGGTGCCGGCACTGAAACCGGAATCCGGACCTGCGATCGTTGAGTTACGGCCAGATCCCGTTCTCGATTTGCAGGAAACGCCGCCAGAGGGAATCGCCGTTCCTTCACCTCTGCCACAGGCACCTCCGCCACAGGCAGAGGCCAAAAGGTCGGTTCCGCGGACTCAGTTATCGGCGCGTCACATCGCTATTGCGCTCGAGACCATCCGGCACGATGCCGCTTTCCAATTGCTCGGACGTGTAAAGGCGTACCTGACTATTGAGTCCCTTTACGACGGCCGGGAGCGCGAGGCAGCCATCGACCTATGCCAGGAACTGATGTTCAAGCGGGCGGAAGAACTCGGCGTGACTCTTCCGAAAAACTAG
- a CDS encoding site-2 protease family protein has product MSSASEVLVACPRCANPIAPDAVVCEKCRTLIHAGELNSISFRAKELEKNEQFSEAREEWIHALRLLPEDSKQAVWIRGHIAELEQSASSLKELGRDEEVRQRVYRKSVAAFVISFALFIAFESAYAGIAFGFGFSVLILVHEFGHFVDVKRRGLKADLPVFLPGIGAFVRLKTTAITKEVRAGVSLAGPFAGFLSAVACAAIWYATGNKYWAALAQSAAWLNVVNMTPVWVLDGGQAASALGRVHRFAILVLAVAAWRFTGESVFFVVAAGALYRAFSKDVPEEPSQSAAAYFIALMALLAAVMYYVPGTGFGT; this is encoded by the coding sequence TTGTCGTCGGCGAGTGAAGTTTTAGTTGCGTGTCCGAGGTGTGCGAACCCAATCGCCCCTGACGCAGTGGTCTGCGAAAAATGCAGAACACTCATCCATGCCGGCGAACTCAACTCGATTTCGTTCCGCGCGAAAGAGCTGGAGAAGAATGAGCAGTTCTCCGAAGCGCGGGAGGAGTGGATTCATGCCCTTCGCCTTTTGCCGGAAGATTCGAAGCAGGCGGTCTGGATCCGCGGACATATCGCGGAACTGGAGCAATCAGCAAGCTCGCTGAAGGAGCTTGGTCGCGACGAAGAAGTACGGCAGCGGGTATACCGGAAGTCCGTCGCGGCGTTCGTGATCAGCTTCGCCCTGTTCATCGCATTTGAATCCGCGTACGCGGGCATCGCGTTCGGCTTCGGGTTCTCGGTGCTGATTCTGGTCCATGAATTCGGCCATTTCGTTGACGTGAAGCGGAGAGGGCTGAAGGCTGACTTGCCGGTGTTCCTGCCGGGGATCGGCGCATTCGTGCGTCTGAAGACGACGGCGATCACGAAGGAAGTGCGAGCGGGTGTCTCGCTGGCCGGGCCGTTTGCAGGATTCCTTTCTGCCGTGGCTTGTGCTGCGATCTGGTATGCGACCGGCAACAAATACTGGGCCGCGCTGGCGCAGTCTGCGGCATGGCTGAACGTGGTGAACATGACTCCGGTGTGGGTGCTTGATGGCGGACAGGCAGCGTCGGCGTTGGGAAGAGTGCATCGATTCGCCATTTTGGTGCTTGCGGTGGCCGCGTGGAGGTTCACGGGAGAGAGCGTGTTCTTCGTGGTCGCGGCGGGTGCGCTGTACCGAGCATTCAGCAAGGACGTTCCGGAGGAACCTAGCCAATCGGCGGCGGCGTATTTCATCGCGCTTATGGCGTTGCTGGCCGCGGTGATGTATTACGTTCCGGGAACCGGGTTCGGGACGTAA
- a CDS encoding two-component regulator propeller domain-containing protein yields the protein MMKRTLFSLTALLIFPAVVFAGGTRTWFQSRYDDFSKGTAKGVAIRSNGTLELSPALKQVATTPSTYFWALASDREGNAYIASGSPARVYRVTPQGQVSIIFEPQELQVQALLFGRDGALYAATSPDGKVYRITRNAPAPPAGKTPAKAVEPQQPEAPVAEKQGPVAKDPNFTSSVFFDPKTKYIWALAEDNDGRLYVATGDRGEIYRVDKTGNGSVFFKSDEAHIRALAFDPRGNLIAGSDGSGLIYRISPAGDGFVLYSAPKKEITAIAVDRDGNIYAAGAGEKRTAAVTPTITLQPQTVTPIAQPQPGAAPTVTLGSQVVATPVPQVTPVVPITTTGGSEVYRIAPDGSPRRLWQSRDELVYVLAFDPRGRLIAGTGNRGRLFVISGDSFTDLGKATANQVTGIAPAPNGGVYIATSNLGKLFLLGGTADADGTFESDVFDARIFSRWGRAVVRGTGNFELFARSGNVDNPDRNWSDWKKVDLTRELPMEVPPARFVQWRAVLHPGNPPATLDSVLVNYLPKNVPPQVDEVYVQPGARFPQMPRTSGDSGPIAVGPGQVGVASRVDAPVTALRDKEYVAVRWVARDENDDDLSYSVYYRGDNETRWKLLKSDLTDKYFSFESALLPDGGYKIMVTASDAPSHTPEEALSDSKESPRFEIDTTPPQVTNVTGVVEGDTLHITFRALDGYSPIARAEYSIDAGEWQTVEPVGQISDYRVQNYDFNIKLPSNTQTATEEALTASQSARRNQSRPSAGQEHVIVVRVYDRFDNMGSAKTVIPGR from the coding sequence ATGATGAAACGAACGCTTTTCTCCCTGACCGCTCTCCTGATCTTCCCCGCCGTGGTCTTCGCCGGCGGAACGCGCACATGGTTCCAGTCGCGCTACGACGATTTCTCTAAGGGCACCGCCAAGGGCGTCGCTATTCGCAGCAACGGTACGCTTGAGCTCTCGCCCGCGTTAAAACAGGTTGCCACCACGCCCTCGACGTACTTCTGGGCCCTGGCCTCCGACCGCGAAGGCAACGCCTATATCGCGTCCGGCTCTCCCGCACGCGTTTACCGCGTTACGCCACAGGGACAGGTCAGCATCATCTTTGAACCCCAGGAGCTGCAGGTCCAGGCCCTGCTGTTCGGGCGCGACGGTGCGCTCTACGCCGCCACATCGCCGGACGGAAAGGTGTATCGAATTACCCGGAACGCTCCCGCGCCGCCCGCCGGCAAGACGCCTGCAAAAGCAGTCGAACCGCAGCAACCCGAAGCTCCAGTTGCCGAGAAGCAGGGGCCCGTCGCCAAGGACCCGAACTTCACCTCATCGGTTTTCTTCGACCCTAAAACCAAGTACATCTGGGCACTCGCCGAAGATAACGACGGACGCCTTTACGTCGCCACCGGCGACCGCGGTGAGATATATCGGGTCGACAAGACCGGCAACGGGTCCGTCTTCTTCAAAAGCGACGAAGCCCACATCCGCGCTCTCGCCTTTGACCCCAGGGGCAACCTCATCGCCGGCTCCGACGGCAGCGGCCTCATCTACCGTATTTCACCCGCTGGCGACGGCTTCGTCCTTTACAGCGCTCCGAAGAAAGAAATCACTGCGATCGCCGTAGACCGCGATGGAAATATTTACGCTGCGGGTGCTGGCGAAAAACGGACTGCGGCCGTTACGCCCACCATCACCTTGCAGCCGCAGACGGTCACGCCCATCGCACAGCCTCAACCCGGCGCCGCTCCCACAGTGACCTTGGGGAGTCAGGTGGTCGCCACGCCCGTACCGCAAGTGACACCGGTCGTTCCCATCACTACCACCGGCGGGTCAGAGGTATACCGCATCGCGCCCGACGGATCGCCACGTCGCCTCTGGCAATCGCGTGACGAACTTGTCTACGTTCTCGCGTTCGATCCACGCGGACGCCTTATCGCAGGTACCGGAAACAGGGGACGTCTCTTCGTCATCTCTGGTGACAGCTTCACCGATCTCGGTAAGGCTACTGCGAACCAGGTCACCGGAATTGCCCCGGCACCGAACGGCGGCGTGTACATCGCCACCAGCAATCTTGGAAAACTATTCCTCCTCGGTGGCACCGCAGATGCCGACGGTACCTTCGAGAGCGACGTCTTCGACGCCCGCATCTTCTCGCGCTGGGGACGCGCTGTGGTTCGCGGCACCGGCAACTTCGAACTGTTCGCGCGCAGCGGAAACGTCGACAATCCCGACCGCAACTGGAGCGACTGGAAAAAAGTCGATCTCACCCGCGAGCTCCCCATGGAGGTTCCACCGGCTCGCTTTGTTCAGTGGCGTGCCGTGCTGCATCCGGGCAATCCGCCAGCCACGCTCGATAGCGTTCTGGTGAATTACCTCCCGAAGAACGTGCCCCCGCAGGTGGATGAGGTCTATGTTCAACCAGGCGCTCGCTTCCCGCAGATGCCTCGTACTTCCGGCGACAGTGGTCCCATCGCCGTCGGCCCGGGCCAGGTTGGTGTCGCGTCGCGGGTCGATGCACCCGTAACCGCTCTTCGTGACAAAGAGTACGTCGCAGTCCGTTGGGTCGCGCGCGATGAAAACGACGACGATCTGTCCTACTCCGTCTACTACCGTGGCGACAACGAAACTCGCTGGAAGCTGCTGAAAAGCGATCTCACCGACAAGTATTTCTCTTTCGAATCGGCCCTGCTTCCCGACGGTGGCTACAAGATCATGGTCACGGCGTCCGACGCGCCATCGCACACTCCCGAAGAAGCGCTGAGCGACTCCAAAGAGAGTCCCCGGTTTGAAATCGACACCACACCGCCCCAGGTCACCAACGTGACCGGCGTCGTGGAAGGAGATACTCTCCACATCACATTCCGCGCTCTCGATGGCTACTCGCCCATCGCCCGTGCCGAGTACTCCATCGACGCAGGCGAATGGCAAACCGTCGAACCGGTGGGCCAGATTTCCGACTATCGCGTGCAGAATTACGACTTCAACATTAAGCTACCGTCCAACACTCAAACCGCAACCGAGGAAGCGCTCACCGCCTCGCAGTCCGCGAGGAGGAATCAGTCCCGCCCGTCCGCCGGGCAGGAACACGTGATCGTCGTGCGCGTTTACGACCGCTTCGACAACATGGGCTCGGCAAAGACCGTCATCCCCGGACGCTAG
- a CDS encoding ATP-dependent DNA helicase RecQ translates to MISPESILQSVFRLKQFRPQQREVIDDVIARNDVVCVMPTGAGKSLCFQLPAVVFRGLTIVVSPLISLMADQVAQLRQLRIPAMILNSSQSSDEIRKGLAALHNGFRGLLYIAPERFAAPSFQNLLPKLRPNLFVVDEAHCVSFWGHDFRPDYLNLADARKKLGSPVTMALTATATPQVRRDIVSMLGLRNPRVHVTGFDRPNLAYSARRIESEANKDEAVLQFVKARNLSGIIYCSTRRAVEELSALIEEKFPRRVVCSYHAGMESQVRKANQTRFMESSNAITVATNAFGMGINKPDIRFVLHYNLPGSVEAYYQEAGRAGRDGAPAECVLLHGYRDQRTQEFFIDKIGENNPSLRESDLARLQAHSRRKLDLMLGYADTHRCRRRQILDYFGESTAIDKCSCDVCSGKAEPRFRPTLDKQSFPKKVRKSPLSDSELTPEAALRFERLKIVRRRLADKQGWPAFCVMHDSTLKEVARLAPDSLRELATIKGIGEKKAVNFGPALLQALREK, encoded by the coding sequence ATGATTTCCCCGGAGTCCATTCTCCAATCCGTCTTTCGCCTCAAGCAGTTCAGGCCACAGCAGCGCGAAGTCATCGACGACGTGATCGCCCGCAACGATGTCGTCTGCGTCATGCCGACCGGAGCGGGCAAAAGCCTCTGCTTCCAGCTGCCTGCCGTTGTATTCCGCGGACTGACCATTGTCGTTTCGCCGTTGATCTCGCTCATGGCAGATCAGGTCGCTCAACTCCGGCAGTTGCGCATCCCCGCGATGATCCTCAACAGTTCGCAGTCGAGCGACGAGATCAGAAAAGGTCTCGCCGCACTGCACAACGGCTTCCGAGGGCTGCTTTATATTGCCCCGGAACGTTTCGCCGCACCGTCCTTCCAGAACCTGTTGCCGAAACTTCGCCCGAATCTCTTCGTCGTCGACGAAGCCCACTGCGTCAGCTTCTGGGGACACGATTTTCGTCCCGACTACCTGAACCTCGCCGATGCTCGAAAGAAACTCGGCTCACCCGTAACGATGGCATTGACGGCAACCGCGACTCCGCAGGTTCGCCGCGATATCGTCTCCATGCTCGGTCTGCGTAATCCTCGCGTTCACGTTACGGGATTCGATCGTCCGAACCTCGCCTACTCCGCCCGCCGTATCGAAAGCGAGGCCAACAAAGACGAAGCCGTACTTCAGTTTGTAAAAGCTCGCAACTTAAGTGGAATCATCTACTGCTCCACTCGCCGCGCAGTGGAAGAGTTGTCTGCGCTGATCGAAGAGAAGTTTCCGCGCCGCGTCGTTTGCTCTTACCACGCCGGAATGGAATCGCAGGTAAGGAAAGCCAACCAGACGCGTTTCATGGAATCCTCGAACGCCATCACCGTCGCAACCAACGCGTTTGGGATGGGGATCAACAAGCCCGACATTCGTTTCGTGCTTCACTACAACCTGCCCGGAAGCGTAGAAGCCTATTACCAGGAAGCCGGACGTGCGGGACGCGACGGCGCACCTGCGGAATGCGTTCTCCTTCATGGCTATCGGGATCAGCGCACGCAGGAGTTCTTCATCGACAAGATCGGCGAGAACAATCCCTCGTTGAGAGAGTCCGACCTCGCCCGCTTGCAGGCGCATTCACGCCGCAAACTCGACCTCATGCTCGGCTATGCCGACACTCATCGTTGCCGTCGCCGCCAGATTCTCGATTACTTCGGTGAAAGCACTGCGATCGATAAATGTTCGTGTGACGTCTGCAGCGGAAAAGCGGAGCCCCGTTTCAGACCCACCCTCGACAAACAATCGTTTCCGAAGAAAGTCAGGAAGTCACCGTTATCCGATTCTGAACTCACGCCCGAAGCCGCGCTCCGATTCGAAAGACTGAAAATCGTTCGGCGCAGGTTAGCCGATAAACAGGGATGGCCTGCCTTCTGTGTCATGCACGACAGTACGTTGAAGGAGGTCGCACGGCTTGCCCCCGATTCGCTGCGGGAACTCGCGACCATTAAGGGCATTGGCGAAAAGAAGGCGGTAAACTTCGGCCCAGCCTTGCTGCAAGCACTTCGCGAAAAGTAA